The Branchiostoma floridae strain S238N-H82 chromosome 1, Bfl_VNyyK, whole genome shotgun sequence sequence GAATGTTACAGGCAATGTTATGAATAAGACAGAAACAGAAAGGCCAAAATATGGTATCTCAAagtttgtaacattacattgtaatGACCATGCATGAACGTGTCATAATGCTTTCACTTTCAGAGTGCAAAGGCAGATGTTACAAATTGATTACTCTACAGTGCTATAAGCAATAACAGTTGTATATAGTATCagcctgtacaaaatgtatcgtCGTTGACTTGTTAGCGATTTGAATACATCAATCCATGCatctatacaaaatgtattgcatAGTAAATAAAAATATTCAGGCATGATTTGTTTCTGTTGGCATTTTTCTATCAATTTCTGTATGATTTTCTATCTTTCCATAAAATATTTTAGCCGTTCTGCACTGATGAATTGTAATAGGAATCATACAACTTACTAAAAAACACCGTCTCAAAGGTATGGTTGAAATAGATCAATACATATGCATACTATCTTACTTCTTCCAAGTCTACAAGGACATTTAAGCAAGAAGGGAGACTTGATTTTTATCAAAGTCTGGTTTATTCCATGATAATCATAGCAGTAGTTTTGtagtacattgtgtatacacataggtgtacatgtaatacaggtGATATGTAGGCGTGTGGTACACACGTCATTCAGGGCTTTGCACAACCATCAGCAATATGTAGCAGCATCAGCACATCAACAGCGAAGAACATTGCAAAAACTCACAAATACACACTGAACATACACTGATTATCCTGAGTATTGTACTCTGTGATTTGGGATTATAATCATACATGGCATAAAATGGTAATGAAGCTATAGTTTATATTCAAGCATAAAAATGAATATAGCAGACTGCTACATAACTATCAAAGAAAGCAAAAGCATGAGCATCAATGTTTCCATTGCTCAAAGATTCTCTTGTTACGAATTCAACCTGGTACATATCAGACAAATTACAACAGCTGAATTACAATTGAAAGTTAGGAAatccaacagaaaaaaatttacatGTTCAGTAGTTACATTATCATCCACCTCTTATAAACAGGCCTAATTTCAAGTAAATTAGAATAATGCTAACTAATTAGTAACTCATGTATAGTTTTAGGTACAGCGAAATATCGGCAAGCTTCAGACAAATAATGCAATAGATTTATGTTCAAGCAAATGCCAAAAATGTAGCCtgccaaaaaaaaattccttaTAAATCAACAAGAGACTTGCAATGAAATGCCCAAGATAGATGAACTTAAGCATCAAGTACAGTTGTTAGTCTGCTAACATTTAACAAGATATTCTGTAATATCAAAAAGCACTTGAATGCATAGAACACACATTGGATTATGCAACAAATATACAGTACTGTTGATACAGTAGAAATGTGTCTGCTACATGTGTTACACGGCTCACTTGAATTAAATTTATCAAGCAAGATATAActacattttagaaaaaaaacaatgtcatTGTGCATATTATAAAATAAAGTGAAGGAAAAATTACAATAGAGGCTGTTGTGTTGTAAGATGATCAAAATAACATAAATTGTAGCCAATTCATTTCAccacattgaaaaaaaagcaataagaCAATACAGTACAAAACCTAGCTAGAAAGCCACTCAAACtcacaaaggtttttttttctgtcactggTATTCTACATGATATTGCAATTTTCCAGCCTCTTTAATCCATTTCAAATCCATATATCTTCAGGCTTAGCGGCTCTTACACTTTTCTCCTTGTAGCCCTTGATAGACAAGGGGGCTTGATACCAGATGTAGTCATCCTTTGGTCCCTGTTCTTCAATACGGACCTGCTCACCTCCTGGGTGTGCTGTTCCAGCAAGGGTGATATCGTATTGCTGTCCTCGGGATCCTAGCTTGTAGGTCAGCTTTGGCACAAACCACTCCAGCCCACAGTCTCTGTGTGCCTTCACTAGCAGGATTGTGTTAGTGATGGGAGGCATGGAGGATATTGGCAAAAAGTCTTTGGTGACCATTTCCCTGAGGAGGCTTCTGATACAACTTTTGGCACTCAAGCTGTTTTCCTTGGACGTTGTCAAGGCATCAGTAAAGTTGATGATGTAGGCCTCTTTTGGACTGACTGCTGTTGCACCAATAAGGATAAGGACCTGAGGGACGAATGTGAGGGAGAATAGGTCCTCAAGGTGGGGTAGCAGCTCCTCCATGCAGTCCACAACATGCTTGCAGCGCTTTCTTTCACTTGAAGGAAACAGTGACTTGGATCTTTTGACTACAGGTGTTACTCCTTTGTCCTGAAGAGTATAAGGTTAcattttaaattgtatttttgtgcaTATAACTTAATGTCCTGAATTAGATAAATGAGTAGGTTGGGCTGCTTTGCATGATGATCTTGTCTAGCCAGTGTTATGCATAGAGCCCATGACATGTGTGAGAAACTCCGCAATTATGCACAATGGAGGGTCCAAATCATGCTGGTCCGTTAACCTGGAGACAAGTAGGAAGACAACTCCAAAGCAACAGAGTCGAGCTTAGTGCCAAGTTTCAAACATAACGGCTATGATTAAGGAGGTTTTGTCCTTCTTGCCTATAATTTATAAACATGACTGCAAGTGCAAGGAAGAGAAGCCCTGCAACATACGATACCAAACATAATTTACAACAGTCGCCACACCTACCTATAGTACATACTTTTTGACCAGTGAAATGCATTTACGTACAGTCCTACTTTCTTGGACAATCCGAGCGTAACCCCACGTCAAACGTGCGTCATAATCTGTTTACCTATCCACGGAGCTGCAGGCAAAACGCCCACGCATTACTCGTGCATATTAGCTACAGCTGTGTCGCTACATACCTTTGTCTCCTGTCTGACGGTTTCGTCCCTTTTTAAATCGAATTTAATTTGCTCGTAAGGCAGCGGTATCTGTTGTCTCTCGTACAGGAGGTACTTTAAAAGTTCAGACGTCAGACGACAGCAAACCTGTGGTGCAACCAGCCCGTCTATTTTCACAGAACACCGTTGAGTCTCGGAGCTGCTCTTTCTTCGCCACCTCTGAAAtgtcgccattttgaatttcgCCCGCCCTGACGTCAGTACCATGATGCTCTAGTTATAGGTAATCAGAAGTCACTGACACTAGTTCGGGGTCAACGGGTCCTCATCAATCAAACCGAGgaaggaaaaaaatgtcaaatgacaAATCATCTTTTTAGATGTTTAGAAATAATAATACAAAACAATTAAATCGacaatacagtatttacatacattgAAAGGAACAGTCTGCATTCAGTGGTTGAGCGTTTGGTCAGTTATTATAGACTCATTATATAATTTCTCGCTGAtgtctataacgttataaaccTTTCTCGAAAGTGTTCTAGAATAAAGTTTGCACTATTTGCTGTTTACGTGGAAACAAAGGGTTTCCGGTCTTGTAGCAAGCTGTAACAGTCAGTTGAAAGACAGATATTATATACTTTGCTTACTCTGAGCCTTTGGTCACTTGATATATTACGGATTGGACATAAGAGCCCGTGATGGCAAAGAGAGGTGAAGGAGACATAACAGATATACTGGAAGAAATCAGGCATGAAAAGCAGGTCTGTATCTACCTCAAAATCTGCACTTCTTGTTCAACGTAAAAGAGAGCATTTTAACGACTTTAACAGAATGTTTGTGCACGATATAAATGCACAAATAAATGAGCTTTTATGAAAGCTCCTTGGACTTATCCTAGTGAAAAAGTAGCCTGGATTGATAAAGTAAAGTGTGTTCGGTTGAAGTGGGATAATATCGAGTAGGATTTTCTTTCTAATTATCATTTCTTTGATTATGAACCTTGGTTTTCTTCCCTAGATGAAAGAGATGTTGGACCAGTCCATCCAACATTTGACCCAGGAGGTTACAGACATGGA is a genomic window containing:
- the LOC118421244 gene encoding MAD2L1-binding protein-like codes for the protein MVLTSGRAKFKMATFQRWRRKSSSETQRCSVKIDGLVAPQVCCRLTSELLKYLLYERQQIPLPYEQIKFDLKRDETVRQETKDKGVTPVVKRSKSLFPSSERKRCKHVVDCMEELLPHLEDLFSLTFVPQVLILIGATAVSPKEAYIINFTDALTTSKENSLSAKSCIRSLLREMVTKDFLPISSMPPITNTILLVKAHRDCGLEWFVPKLTYKLGSRGQQYDITLAGTAHPGGEQVRIEEQGPKDDYIWYQAPLSIKGYKEKSVRAAKPEDIWI